In the genome of Terriglobales bacterium, the window GCCGCTCTTCGAGCGCCTTGACGATGCCGCCCTGGAGCGCGACGCCGCCGATGAGCGCGATGCGGTCGCGCATGCCGACGCGCCGCAGCAACGCGCCGGCGCGGTCGGCGAGCGATTCGTGGATGCCGCGGAAGATGTCTTCAACCGTGACGCCCGCCGAGACGTGATTGATGATCTCGCTCTCCGCCAGCACGGCGCAGACGCTCGAGATGGGTTGCGAGTGCCGCGAGGCCAGCGACGCCTCGCCCACCGTCTCCAGCGGGACCTCGAGATACTTGGCCGCCCGCGCGATGAACATGCCGGAGCCGGCCGCGCACTTGTCGTTGCTCTTGAACAGCTTCACCTTGCCGCCCACGGTGGAGATGGCGCGAGTGGACTGCGCGCCGACATCGAGCACGCACTCCGCCTGGGGCAGGAGGTGATGCACGCCGCGCGCGGCGCTGGTGATCTCGGTGATCTGGATGTCGCGGAAGCCGACGCTGTACCGGCCGAAGCCGGTGGTCGCGATGTAATCCACGTCCTCGCGGCGGAGCTGGCCGCTGACCACGGCGGTGCGCAGCGCTTCTTCCGCCGCCGCGTCGGCGTTCACGCCGCTCTTCACCCGCGCCTTGCCCAGGATGTGCGGCGTGCCGCCCGGCGACTGGCCGATGACCAGCGCCTTGGTGAACCCGGTACCGCAATCAATTCCCGCGATGACTCGCATATTCCTTCGTCCACCCCATCTCGAAGCTGTCGTCCATCTTCTCGAGCGCGAACAGCGCCGCGCCCACCGCGCCCATGAAGTGCGCGTCCGGAGTCACGTTCATCTTCGCGCCCAGCACTTCCTCGAGCGCGTGCACCATGCCGACGTTGCGGGCCACGCCGCCCGTCATGGTGATCTCAGGCTCGATGTTCACGCGGCGCGCCAGCGAGAGCGTGCGCTTCGCGATCGCCAGGTGGACGCCGCCCAGGATGTCGGCGGGCTTCTTGCCGTTCGAGAGATAGGAGAGGATGTCGGCCTCGACGAAGACGGTGCAGACGGTCGCGATCTTCACCGGGCGCCGGGCCTCGAGCGCCAGCGGGCCGATCTCGTCGAGCCCGATGCCGATGACCTCCGCGGCGTTGGCGAGGAAGCGGCCAGTGCCGGCGGCGCACTTATCGTTCATCACGAAGTCGAGCACCTCGCCGTTGGCGCCCACGCTGATGGCCTTGGAATCCTGCCCGCCCATGTCGATCACGGTGCGCGTGCCGGGACACAGGAAGCTGGCGCCGCGCGCGTGGCAGCTGATCTCGGTCATCTGCGCGTTGCCGAAGCTGATCTTGTAGCGGCCATAGCCGGTGCCGACCACGAACCCCACGTCGCCCGCCTTGATGCCGGCCTCCGCGCAGCACAGATCGAAGGCGCGCTCGGCGGCCTTCTGCACGTTGGCGCCGGTGTCGGTGAGTTTGCGCGCGATGATCTGGCGCCCGCCGTTGTCCGCCAGCAGCACGGCCTTGGTCTGCGTGGAGCCGACGTCTACGCCTGCGGCAATACGCATAGTTGCGCTCCCTTCTTCGGCTCCGCCTTGGCCCGGGGGTGCGCCTTGGAGTGCTCGAGCGCCTCGAAGAAGGCGTCGATGCGGTTGCGCGTCTGTGCTTCGGCGAAGTAGCGCGGGTCCTCGAGGTCGCTCTCGATGTAGAGCGTGGGCACTCCGAGCTGCTTGGAGAAGTAGTCGCGCATGTCGCCCTGTCCGGCGGAGAACAGCCGGCAGCTCTTCACGAAGTGGATGATCACGCCGTCGGCCTTCCACTCCTCCATGTAGCGCTGCATCTGGTCGTAGCGCTGCAGCATGTTCCGGTTGGTCACGTTCTGCGCGATCATGTGCATCGCCACCGATTCGAAGGGCTGGGCCGGGTCGTGCCGAAAGCCGAACTCCCACAGCCCACCGACGGTCGAGTAGGTGGAGGCCACCGCGGTCGCCTGCCACTTCGCAAACATGTCGCGGAAGGTGCGGAAGTAGGGATACGGCGGCGGCCCTTCCATCACCAGCCGGAAGCGCTCGCGCTCGTAGATGCCCTCGCCGGCAAAGCGCTTGGCTTCGAGCTCGGCCAGCGCCTGCGCGAAGAAGTCCACGCCTTCCTGGGTCGCGCGATACACATAGAGCGGCCCCATCAGCGTGATGGCGTCGAAGTAGGCGTCAAACGGCGACGGCGTGACCTTGGCAAGGTGCTTGATGCGGGACCACAGCTCCTCGGAGCGCGCCGAGCACTCCACCGCGTGGCGGAAGCGGTCGGGATCGAACTTGCGCCCGGTCAGCTTCTCCAGCAGCGCGACCAGCTCCTGCAGCTGCTTCACGACATAGGCCACGTCCTCCTTCGAGGGCTCGGCGGTGCGCAGGAACGGGACGTCGATCACGTAGAGCGGCGCGCCGGTGAACTTGGCCACGTGCTCGAACCACTTGAGGTAGGTGTTGCATCCGACGAAGTTGCACAGCACCAGCGTCGGCTTCTCGGGCAGGCGCGTGCCGGTCGGCGTGATGCCCTTCAGCAGGCAGCCGATATCGGCTTTGACGTAGGCGCAGTTGTCGGCCGCGTAGCCCATCTCCTCGGCCGCGAGGATGGGGTCGAGCGACTGGTGGCGGATGGCCAGCTGCAGCGCGTTGACCTCGGGGTAGATGGGCACGATGCCGAAGGCCTCGAGCAGCTCGACGCAGTTGCCCGAGACCATCAGCGAGCAGGTCTTGGGCTCGCCGCCTTCGGCGGCTTGCTCGAGCCGCGCGTACCAGTCGAGCATCAGCTGCTTCTGCCGCTGGTGGATGTTGCCGCGATATTCGCTCTTCTCCGCCATCCTGTCTCCTAGTCGAACACCAGCGATTCCACGAAGGTCTCCACTTCCGTCCGCAGGCGCTCGAAGGTGAACAGCTTCTCCTCGTACTCGAGCGCGAGATGCGGCAGGCCCATGAGCTCCACCTGCTGCTTGAACGGGACGTAGTCGAAGTACGCGGGCTCGCAGAACTTCGCCATCAGGAAGATCACGGCGTCGGCCCGCGAGACCTTGGTCTTCTCCGCCAGGCCGAGCCAGCGCGGCTTGCGGAAGTCGTGCCGCACCGAGGAATAGACCGAGCGGTTCACGTAGGCCTCGGCGAGCGCGAGCACCGGGTCGCCCGCGGAGGGCACGTCTTCGGTGAACCAGCGCGGCGCGAGCGCGAAGTCGTCTTCCACGATGTCGCAGCCGGCCTCCTCGATCAGGCGAATCACCTCCAGCGGCGGCTGCTCGCAGAATGCGCCTTCGACCACCACGCGCAGCGAGTCGCGCTTCTTTGCGCCGCGCCGCGGCGCGGACGCCGCCACCTGCTCCAGCAGCGCGATGTGCTCCTCGACCGGCATCACGTTGCCGGCGCGCACCACGACGTAACACTCCCAGGCGCGCAACAGGTGCGGCGAGGCGGCGCGCAGCGCATAGAGCCGGCGCACCAGCTCGCGCTGGCGATTGAAGAGCGCGATGCTCGCGCGCAGCTTGTCGTCGTTGAAGTCGCCGCCGATAGTGGTGAGTTCGCCGATCAGGCGGCGGTACTCGGCCGCCAGGAACTCCACGCTGGCCGGCGACGACGGATTGTGCGGCAGGTGAAGGAAGTCGATGTACTTCTGCGGAAAGTTGCGCTTCATCACGAACGCCAGGTTGCGCGCCGAATCGCAGATGGAGGAGAACAGCAGCCCCTCGAACGGCTCGAGGTGGCCGGTCATGCCCATCTCCAGCGTCGTCTTGATGATGGAGCAGATGAAGGAGCCGAAGCGCGCGTCGGCATGCTGGATGTCGAGGCGGTCGCCGGCGCCCGCCAGTCCGACCGGCAACATGCCGGCGGCGTGCAGGATCTCGACCGGAGCGTACACCGGGAAGAAGCCCACGGCCTTGCGGCCCGGGTTCGCTTCCTTCCAGCGGCGCACCGCGGGGAAGGAGAGGTCCTCCAGCAGGTCGCGATATCTATCGAACGTTCGTTCTATTTCGAGGTCCAGCATGGAGTATGAATACCCCCGCTGCGGAACGTCACCTGTGACGGCGGTCACCGGGCATTGTGAGGCTCCCCTGCCGGCGAAGATCGGCCGCGCAGAGTGCGGGCGGGATCGCCACCGTCCAGTCCGAGGCGTCAGTCGTGTCCCGAAGAACGCCCGCGATACTTGCTCCCGTAATGGTCGTCGACCAGAGGCCAAATAAACATCCTGTGGTGACCGCGGTCACCGACGCATAAGACCGCGCTGTTGACAGTATCTGTGGAGGCGCCCCATGCCCCTGCGTGAGCATCGTGTCCTCGATGCTGCGGCGCCGGGAGCGCTCATCCGAGCGTTGCAGCGCCGTGACTACCGCGTCCTAGGCCCGACCGTGCGCGACGCGGCCATCGTCCTCGACGAGTTGCACAGCGCCGCGGACCTCCCCGTCAGTTGGAGCGACGCGCAAGCCCCTGGCATCTACCGCATCGTTCCCCAGGAACATCAGGCTTACTTCGCATACGGCAACGGACCGCACAGCTGGAAGAAGTACCTGCACCCGCCGCAGAGCACGCTCTTCACCGCCGAGCGCGAGAACTGCGGCTTCCGGATCCTCGAGCCGGAACCGCGCGACCAGCGGGCGATGGCCTTCCTCGGAGTGCACGCCTGCGACCTCGCAGCCATCGCGCGCCTCGAGCAAGCGCTGACCGCGGGCGGGGATGCGGGCTGTGCGGCGCGCCGGCAGCGGACGTTCCTGGTCGCCATCCAGTGCCTCCATGCCGGCGGCGCCTGCTTCTGCGCCGCGATGCAGGCCGGGCCGCGCGTGGCAGACGGATACGATCTGGTGATCGCCGAGCTGCACGGTCCGCCGCACCACTTCCTGGCGGCGGCGGGGAGCGAGCGTGGCGCCGAGGTGCTGGCCGAGCTGGAGTCGGCGGCGGCCGGCCCAGGCGACCTGCGCGAACTCGAGCAAGGCATCGCGCGCGCCGCACAAGAGCAGGCGCGCAAGCTCGACTCCGCCGCGTCCCACGAGCTGCTCGCGCGCGTCTTCGACGACGCGCACTGGGACAAGATCGCCGCGCGGTGCCTCGGCTGCGGCAACTGCACCTCCGTCTGCCCCACCTGCTTCTGCACAACGGTGGAGGACGGCAGCGACGTGACCGGCAAGCACGCCACGCGCTGCCGGCACTGGGATTCCTGCTTCAACCCTGACTTTTCCTACATCCACGGCGGGAGCATCCGCGCCTCGCTGCGCGCGCGTTACCGCCAGTGGATGAGCCACAAGCTCGGAGCGTGGATCGACCAGTTCGGAGCGCACGGCTGCGTCGGATGCGGCCGCTGTCTCACCTGGTGTCCGGTGGGGATCGACCTCACCGAGGAGTTCCACGCGCTCCAGGAGGCATCGCATGGAAACTCTTGAGCGCATCATCGCCGAACATCCCTATCTCTCCGGGATCGACCCGCAGTGGATCGAGCTGCTGAGCGGCTGCGCGGCGAACCGCAAGTACGAGCCCGGGAGCTACATCTTCCGCGAGGGTCAGGAAGCGAACGAATTCTTCCTCGTCCGCTCGGGACGCATCGCGGTGGAGATGGCGATGCCGAACCATGACCCGATCACGGTCGCCACCGTGTTGGACGGCGACGTGCTCGGCTGGTCCTGGCTGCTGCCGCCTTATCAATGGAAGTTCCAGGGCCGCGTGGTGGAGCCGACGCGCGTCTTCGCGCTCGACGGCAAGTGTCTCCGCCAGAAATGCGAAGCCAACCACGACCTGGGCTACGAGCTGCTGAAGCGCTTCTGCAAGATCATCGACCGGCGCCTCGACCAGGCGCGCTTCCAGCTCCTCGACGTCTACGCGGTGGCGCGGTGACGTCATGGTGACCATCCCTGTTCCCGAAGTCGCCGCCACGCCAGGGTTCCTGGTGCCGGAGCCGTTCGTCGTCCGCCGCCTGACGCGCGAGACGCAGGACACCTTCACGCTCACCGTTGCGTCGCACGGTGGCGGGGACACCAGCTTCGTCCCGGGTCAGTTCAGCATGCTGTGGTCCTACGGGGTGGGCGAGGTTCCCATCTCCATCAGCGGCGACCCCGCCGAGCACGACTGCCTGAGCTACACCATTCGCAGCGTCGGCGCCGCGACGCAGGCGCTGGTAGGCCGCCGCGCAGGCGAGACCATCGGGGTACGTGGGCCGTTCGGCCACGGCTGGCCGCTCGCCGAGGCGCGTGGGCGCGACGTCCTGATCGTCGCCGGCGGCATCGGTCTGGCGCCGCTGCGCGGCGTGATCTACCACGTGCTCCGCAACCGCCGCGACTACGGCCGCCTCATCCTCTTATATGGGTCGCGCAGCCCGAAGGACCTGCTCTACCGCAAGGAGCTTGCCGCTTGGGCGCGCCTCCCGGACACCCAGGCGCTGGTCACGGTGGACTACGGCGGCCTGAACTGGCACGGCCGCGTCGGCGTCGTGACGACACTGTTCAAGTACGCGCGGCTGCATCCGGAGCGCACGACCGCCATGGTCTGCGGCCCCGAGATCATGATGCGCTTCGTCATCCGCGAACTGCGCGCCGGCGGCTTCGCGCGCGAAGACATCCACCTCTCGCTGGAACGCAACATGCGCTGTGGCAGCGGTTTTTGCGGCCACTGCCAGTGGGGCCCGTGGTTTATCTGCAAGGACGGCCCGGTCTTCCGCTATGACCGCATCCGGCCGCTGGTGGATCGCCATGAGCTCTAAGACGAAGCGCAAGCCCAAGATCGCCGTGTTCAAGTTCGCCTCGTGCGACGGCTGCCAGCTCAGCCTGCTCGACGCCGAAGACGAGCTGCTCGCCATCGTCGGCGAGGTCGAGCTCGCCTACTTCCCGGAGGCGACGCGCGCCGCGCTGCGTGGGCCCTACGACATCGGGCTGGTAGAAGGCTCGATCACCACGCACCACGACGCCCAGCGCATCCAGCAGGTGCGCCGGCAGTGCAAGACGCTGGTCACCCTCGGCGCCTGCGCGACCGCCGGCGGCATCCAGGCGTTGCGCAACTGGAAGGACGTCGATGAGTTCGTGCGCGTCGTGTATGCCTCGCCGCAGTTCATCAGCACCCTCAAGTTGTCCACCCCGATCAGCGAGCACGTGCCGGTGGATTTTGAGCTGCGCGGCTGCCCGATCAGCAAAGCGCACCTGCTGGAGTTGCTGAGCGCCACGCTCATCGGGCGCAAGCCCAACATCCCAGCTCACAGCGTCTGCCTGGAGTGCAAGCGCCGTGGCCAGGTGTGCGTGCTGGTCGCACGCGGCGAGCCGTGCCTGGGACCGGTGACGCAGGCCGGCTGCGGCGCGCTCTGCCCGGGATTCGACCGCGGCTGCTTCGGATGCTTCGGCCCGGTCGCCGGGGCGAACACCGCGGCGCTCACCGCGCAACTGCTCGCCCTGGGCCAAAAGGACTATCAGCTCGCCCGGCTCTTTCGCGGCTTCAACGCCTGGTCGTGGCCGTTCCGCAAAGCCAGTGAGGAGTGTGAAAAGCGATGACGACTGCTTCCGCGTCCCGGACCATCCGCGTGGAGACGCTGGCCCGCGTGGAGGGCGAGGGCGCGCTCTACATCAAGCTGGCGGGCGAGCACGTCACCGACGTCAAGCTCAGCATCTATGAGCCGCCCCGCATGTTCGAGGCGTTCCTGCGCGGCCGGCACTTCAGCGAGGTCCCCGACATCACGGCGCGCATCTGCGGCATCTGCCCGTTCGCGTACCAGATGAGCTCGGTGCATGCGCTCGAGGCCGCGCTCGGCGTCACCATCGATCCCGCGGTGCGGCTGCTGCGACGCCTCTTCTACTGCGGCGAGTGGATCGAGAGCCATGCGCTCCACATTTACATGCTGCACGCCCCCGACTTCCTGGGTTTTCAGGATGCGGTGGCGATGGCCGCGCAGCACCGCGAGCTGGTGGAGCGCGCGCTGCGGTTGAAGAAGGTCGGCAACACGCTGATGGTCGTGCTCGGCGGGCGCGAGATCCATCCCATCTCGGCGACCGTGGGCGGGTTCTACAAAACGCCGCGCAAGCAGCAGCTCACCGCGCTCGTCCCCGAGCTGGAGTGGGCGCTCGAAGCCGCGCTTCAGACGGTCGAGTTCACGTCGAAGCTCGAGTTCCCCGACTTCGAGCAGGATTACATATTCGTCGCGTTGCACCATCCGCAGGAGTATCCGCTGAATGAAGGGCGGATCGTCTCCAGCAGCGGGCTCGACATCCGCGCCGCGGAGTACGAGGAGCACTTCGTCGAGTCGCACGTGAAGCACTCGAACGCGCTGCATTCCACGCTGCGCGGCCGCGGCTCATACCTGGTGGGACCGCTCGCGCGCTTCAGCCTCGACTACGAGCAGCTGCCACGCGAGGCGCAACAGGCCGCGGTGGCGGCCGGGCTGAAGCCCCCGGTGAAGAATCCGTTCCGCAGCATCGTGGTGCGCGCGGTCGAGCTGGTGTTCGCATGCGCCGAGGCGCTGCGCCTCATCCGCGAATACGAACCGCCGGCGGCTTCGCGCGTCGAAGTGGCCGCCGGGCCCGGCGTCGGGCACGCGGCGACCGAGGCGCCGCGCGGCCTGCTCTACCACCGCTATTTGCTCGACGACCATGGCCTGGTCCGCGCCGCCAAGATCGTGCCGCCGACGGCGCAGAACCAGAAGCGCATCGAGGACGACCTGCGCGAGTACGCGGCCCGGCTCAGCGGCTGGCCGCTGGCGGATGCAACCTGGAAGTGCGAGCAGGCCGTGCGCAACTACGACCCGTGCATCTCGTGCGCCACGCACTTCCTGAAAGTCACCATCGAGCAGGAGCGCCCGTGAAGATCATCGCGTGCGGTAATCCTTATCGTCGCGACGATGCTGCCGCCCTCCTCGTAGCCGAGCGCTTGCAGGCGTTCGGCATCGACGTAGA includes:
- a CDS encoding acyl-CoA dehydratase activase; the encoded protein is MRVIAGIDCGTGFTKALVIGQSPGGTPHILGKARVKSGVNADAAAEEALRTAVVSGQLRREDVDYIATTGFGRYSVGFRDIQITEITSAARGVHHLLPQAECVLDVGAQSTRAISTVGGKVKLFKSNDKCAAGSGMFIARAAKYLEVPLETVGEASLASRHSQPISSVCAVLAESEIINHVSAGVTVEDIFRGIHESLADRAGALLRRVGMRDRIALIGGVALQGGIVKALEERLNVKVDVPPDCEYVCALGAALLGARRLLARDTEGAHAAGLRV
- a CDS encoding acyl-CoA dehydratase activase, coding for MRIAAGVDVGSTQTKAVLLADNGGRQIIARKLTDTGANVQKAAERAFDLCCAEAGIKAGDVGFVVGTGYGRYKISFGNAQMTEISCHARGASFLCPGTRTVIDMGGQDSKAISVGANGEVLDFVMNDKCAAGTGRFLANAAEVIGIGLDEIGPLALEARRPVKIATVCTVFVEADILSYLSNGKKPADILGGVHLAIAKRTLSLARRVNIEPEITMTGGVARNVGMVHALEEVLGAKMNVTPDAHFMGAVGAALFALEKMDDSFEMGWTKEYASHRGN
- a CDS encoding 2-hydroxyacyl-CoA dehydratase family protein; its protein translation is MAEKSEYRGNIHQRQKQLMLDWYARLEQAAEGGEPKTCSLMVSGNCVELLEAFGIVPIYPEVNALQLAIRHQSLDPILAAEEMGYAADNCAYVKADIGCLLKGITPTGTRLPEKPTLVLCNFVGCNTYLKWFEHVAKFTGAPLYVIDVPFLRTAEPSKEDVAYVVKQLQELVALLEKLTGRKFDPDRFRHAVECSARSEELWSRIKHLAKVTPSPFDAYFDAITLMGPLYVYRATQEGVDFFAQALAELEAKRFAGEGIYERERFRLVMEGPPPYPYFRTFRDMFAKWQATAVASTYSTVGGLWEFGFRHDPAQPFESVAMHMIAQNVTNRNMLQRYDQMQRYMEEWKADGVIIHFVKSCRLFSAGQGDMRDYFSKQLGVPTLYIESDLEDPRYFAEAQTRNRIDAFFEALEHSKAHPRAKAEPKKGAQLCVLPQA
- a CDS encoding 2-hydroxyacyl-CoA dehydratase, with the translated sequence MLDLEIERTFDRYRDLLEDLSFPAVRRWKEANPGRKAVGFFPVYAPVEILHAAGMLPVGLAGAGDRLDIQHADARFGSFICSIIKTTLEMGMTGHLEPFEGLLFSSICDSARNLAFVMKRNFPQKYIDFLHLPHNPSSPASVEFLAAEYRRLIGELTTIGGDFNDDKLRASIALFNRQRELVRRLYALRAASPHLLRAWECYVVVRAGNVMPVEEHIALLEQVAASAPRRGAKKRDSLRVVVEGAFCEQPPLEVIRLIEEAGCDIVEDDFALAPRWFTEDVPSAGDPVLALAEAYVNRSVYSSVRHDFRKPRWLGLAEKTKVSRADAVIFLMAKFCEPAYFDYVPFKQQVELMGLPHLALEYEEKLFTFERLRTEVETFVESLVFD
- a CDS encoding 4Fe-4S dicluster domain-containing protein; amino-acid sequence: MPLREHRVLDAAAPGALIRALQRRDYRVLGPTVRDAAIVLDELHSAADLPVSWSDAQAPGIYRIVPQEHQAYFAYGNGPHSWKKYLHPPQSTLFTAERENCGFRILEPEPRDQRAMAFLGVHACDLAAIARLEQALTAGGDAGCAARRQRTFLVAIQCLHAGGACFCAAMQAGPRVADGYDLVIAELHGPPHHFLAAAGSERGAEVLAELESAAAGPGDLRELEQGIARAAQEQARKLDSAASHELLARVFDDAHWDKIAARCLGCGNCTSVCPTCFCTTVEDGSDVTGKHATRCRHWDSCFNPDFSYIHGGSIRASLRARYRQWMSHKLGAWIDQFGAHGCVGCGRCLTWCPVGIDLTEEFHALQEASHGNS
- a CDS encoding cyclic nucleotide-binding domain-containing protein yields the protein METLERIIAEHPYLSGIDPQWIELLSGCAANRKYEPGSYIFREGQEANEFFLVRSGRIAVEMAMPNHDPITVATVLDGDVLGWSWLLPPYQWKFQGRVVEPTRVFALDGKCLRQKCEANHDLGYELLKRFCKIIDRRLDQARFQLLDVYAVAR
- a CDS encoding FAD/NAD(P)-binding protein; translation: MVTIPVPEVAATPGFLVPEPFVVRRLTRETQDTFTLTVASHGGGDTSFVPGQFSMLWSYGVGEVPISISGDPAEHDCLSYTIRSVGAATQALVGRRAGETIGVRGPFGHGWPLAEARGRDVLIVAGGIGLAPLRGVIYHVLRNRRDYGRLILLYGSRSPKDLLYRKELAAWARLPDTQALVTVDYGGLNWHGRVGVVTTLFKYARLHPERTTAMVCGPEIMMRFVIRELRAGGFAREDIHLSLERNMRCGSGFCGHCQWGPWFICKDGPVFRYDRIRPLVDRHEL
- a CDS encoding Ni/Fe hydrogenase subunit alpha: MTTASASRTIRVETLARVEGEGALYIKLAGEHVTDVKLSIYEPPRMFEAFLRGRHFSEVPDITARICGICPFAYQMSSVHALEAALGVTIDPAVRLLRRLFYCGEWIESHALHIYMLHAPDFLGFQDAVAMAAQHRELVERALRLKKVGNTLMVVLGGREIHPISATVGGFYKTPRKQQLTALVPELEWALEAALQTVEFTSKLEFPDFEQDYIFVALHHPQEYPLNEGRIVSSSGLDIRAAEYEEHFVESHVKHSNALHSTLRGRGSYLVGPLARFSLDYEQLPREAQQAAVAAGLKPPVKNPFRSIVVRAVELVFACAEALRLIREYEPPAASRVEVAAGPGVGHAATEAPRGLLYHRYLLDDHGLVRAAKIVPPTAQNQKRIEDDLREYAARLSGWPLADATWKCEQAVRNYDPCISCATHFLKVTIEQERP